From the Solibacillus sp. FSL R5-0449 genome, one window contains:
- a CDS encoding YpzG family protein: protein MDKKGFTDPKSKKIHHNWTSDKHQKSQIKGETEVTLNNQILRINAKARQF from the coding sequence ATGGATAAGAAGGGTTTCACAGATCCAAAATCTAAGAAGATCCACCATAACTGGACGAGCGATAAGCATCAAAAATCTCAAATCAAAGGGGAAACAGAGGTAACTTTGAACAACCAGATTTTGAGAATTAATGCGAAAGCGAGACAGTTCTAA
- a CDS encoding glycoside hydrolase family 18 protein — protein MQIHVVQPGESLWAIAQFYGTTVQSIVEANQITEPARLVIGQALVVPLKGQYYIVQPGDSLWSIGQRFQVNYTTLAQANGLSPDALLMIGTSLYIPEPSKRSAEILAYVEPRGNEINEMLLDQVREANPYLTYLAVFSYEVSRDGSIKAPTINPLPEIAEQEKTSIAMAITNLEDYQFSAELARDIFQSVAVQNLLLDNIIAEAKRIGNISDIHFDFERISRDQREAYNNFLRRAVERLHAEGYTVSTALAPKTRADQPGEWFMGHDYKAHGEIVDFVMLMTYEWGYSAGPPMAVSPLPQVEQVVQYALTEIPASKILLGQNLYGYDWTLPFVQGGDYAEAISPQRAIEVAKRYNAAIQFDNTAQAPYFNYYDEQGRSHIVWFEDARSIQAKFDLVKRLNLRGVGYWKLGLPFPQNWQLIGANFNVVKK, from the coding sequence ATTCAAATTCATGTTGTACAACCGGGAGAATCATTGTGGGCAATCGCACAGTTTTATGGAACAACAGTGCAAAGTATAGTGGAAGCAAACCAAATTACGGAGCCCGCGCGGTTAGTGATCGGGCAAGCATTGGTCGTTCCACTGAAAGGGCAATACTATATTGTACAGCCAGGGGATAGTTTATGGTCTATTGGTCAACGGTTTCAAGTGAATTATACAACGCTCGCGCAAGCAAATGGGTTGAGTCCGGATGCGTTGCTAATGATTGGCACCTCATTGTATATACCGGAACCATCCAAAAGGTCTGCAGAAATTTTGGCATATGTAGAACCAAGAGGCAATGAAATAAATGAAATGCTGCTGGATCAAGTTCGTGAGGCAAACCCTTACTTAACGTACTTAGCTGTATTCAGTTATGAGGTGAGTCGGGATGGTTCAATAAAAGCACCGACCATTAATCCTTTACCCGAGATCGCTGAACAAGAGAAAACAAGTATAGCAATGGCGATTACCAATCTCGAAGATTATCAGTTTAGCGCTGAGCTTGCCCGGGATATTTTTCAAAGTGTCGCGGTCCAAAATTTATTGCTGGACAATATCATAGCAGAAGCAAAACGCATCGGGAATATTTCGGATATCCATTTTGATTTTGAACGTATATCACGTGACCAGCGGGAAGCTTATAATAACTTTCTTCGAAGAGCTGTCGAGCGGTTGCATGCGGAAGGATATACGGTTTCTACCGCATTGGCTCCCAAAACGAGAGCGGATCAGCCCGGGGAATGGTTTATGGGGCATGACTATAAGGCACATGGCGAAATAGTGGATTTTGTTATGCTCATGACATATGAATGGGGGTATTCTGCAGGACCTCCAATGGCCGTTTCTCCACTGCCACAAGTCGAACAAGTAGTACAATACGCTTTAACAGAAATTCCTGCGAGTAAAATTTTATTGGGGCAAAATTTGTATGGCTACGATTGGACATTACCTTTTGTCCAAGGAGGAGATTACGCAGAAGCAATAAGTCCTCAACGAGCTATTGAAGTAGCAAAACGTTACAATGCGGCTATCCAATTTGACAATACTGCACAGGCCCCATACTTTAATTACTATGATGAGCAAGGCCGTTCACATATTGTCTGGTTTGAGGATGCACGTTCCATTCAGGCGAAGTTTGATTTAGTAAAGCGCTTGAATTTGCGCGGTGTTGGCTATTGGAAGTTAGGATTGCCATTCCCGCAAAACTGGCAGCTTATCGGGGCTAATTTTAATGTGGTGAAGAAATAG
- the thiD gene encoding bifunctional hydroxymethylpyrimidine kinase/phosphomethylpyrimidine kinase: MITCTIAGSDSGGGAGIQADLKTFQELRVFGTSVITALTAQNTGGVHGIFPTTPDFVQAQLKAVLQDFDIKAIKTGMLFSAEIIEAIVAQLKETTIPIIVDPVMIAKGGASLLEQQATTALKEKLLPLATVCTPNIPEAEILTGYTIQTEEDINSAAQHLLSLGLECVVIKGGHLSGKHATDTVFIRGEQPFKMKTERVDTKHTHGTGCTFSAAITAEMAKGRSIEAAIIEAKKYVQLAIRHPLNIGHGFGPTNHFAYHEQRGLCNVHVF; this comes from the coding sequence ATGATTACATGTACAATTGCAGGCTCAGATAGCGGTGGCGGTGCAGGCATTCAAGCAGACTTGAAAACGTTTCAGGAATTACGTGTATTTGGTACATCGGTCATTACCGCACTAACCGCACAAAACACGGGAGGCGTGCACGGGATTTTTCCGACAACTCCTGATTTCGTGCAAGCTCAGTTAAAAGCGGTACTTCAAGATTTTGATATAAAAGCAATTAAAACAGGTATGCTGTTTAGTGCAGAAATTATCGAAGCGATAGTCGCGCAGCTTAAAGAAACAACAATTCCGATAATCGTTGACCCAGTCATGATTGCAAAGGGAGGCGCCAGTTTACTCGAGCAGCAGGCAACAACAGCCCTTAAAGAAAAGTTATTGCCGCTTGCAACTGTTTGTACACCAAACATTCCGGAAGCAGAAATTCTGACTGGCTATACAATTCAAACTGAAGAAGATATTAATTCAGCGGCACAGCATCTCTTAAGTCTAGGACTGGAATGTGTAGTCATTAAAGGTGGTCACTTAAGCGGTAAGCATGCGACAGATACGGTTTTCATTCGCGGGGAACAACCATTTAAAATGAAAACAGAGCGAGTGGATACGAAGCATACGCATGGAACAGGCTGTACATTTTCGGCAGCAATCACGGCGGAGATGGCAAAAGGAAGATCGATAGAGGCAGCCATTATAGAAGCGAAAAAATATGTGCAACTGGCTATTCGTCATCCGCTCAATATTGGTCACGGCTTTGGCCCGACAAATCATTTTGCCTATCATGAACAGCGGGGGTTGTGCAATGTCCATGTTTTTTGA
- the thiM gene encoding hydroxyethylthiazole kinase, which translates to MSLQAIHKNQPLVHCITNYVVANFTANGLLAVGASPVMADAIEEAGEMAAQSSALLLNLGTLNERTVASMKEAGFSANKHHTPVVLDPVGVGATKFRIETARQLLYLLKIDVIRCNIGELAAFAGADWTSKGVDSGNGHIDVAATAKQLANHYQSIVIVTGEQDVITDGERVEFVTGGHEKVTKMTGSGCLLSAFCAAVLANSKEPFNDLQTLLNEYKQASANSVAAIGTFHTNFLNELELLAEGRR; encoded by the coding sequence ATGAGCCTGCAAGCAATTCATAAAAATCAGCCGTTAGTACATTGCATTACAAATTATGTCGTCGCAAATTTTACAGCGAATGGTTTGCTTGCGGTAGGTGCCTCACCGGTAATGGCGGATGCGATCGAAGAAGCGGGAGAAATGGCTGCTCAGTCAAGTGCATTACTTTTAAATTTGGGTACTTTGAATGAACGGACAGTAGCATCGATGAAGGAAGCAGGATTTAGCGCAAATAAGCATCATACTCCGGTTGTTCTGGATCCAGTAGGAGTAGGGGCAACAAAGTTTCGAATTGAGACAGCACGACAATTGCTCTATCTTCTAAAGATTGATGTTATCCGCTGCAATATTGGAGAATTGGCGGCTTTTGCGGGAGCGGATTGGACTTCCAAAGGTGTTGATAGCGGTAATGGACATATCGATGTTGCAGCGACGGCCAAACAGCTGGCGAATCACTATCAATCTATTGTAATCGTTACAGGAGAACAAGATGTGATTACGGATGGGGAAAGAGTTGAATTTGTAACGGGTGGTCATGAAAAAGTGACAAAAATGACTGGGAGCGGCTGCTTATTGAGTGCCTTTTGTGCTGCGGTGCTTGCAAACAGTAAAGAACCGTTTAATGACTTACAAACTCTGCTCAATGAATATAAACAGGCGAGTGCCAATTCTGTTGCAGCTATAGGAACTTTCCATACTAACTTCTTGAATGAACTAGAACTTTTAGCGGAGGGACGACGATGA
- a CDS encoding M14 family zinc carboxypeptidase, translating to MEIFVRPGDSFWYYSQVFNVPFQLILDSNRNLNAQALMPNQPVQIPGYVTNPYTVQRGDTIWSIAQRINMPMDALFLLNPVLSPYVLQVGLRLLLPVRVTWRVVNGEQDYDYRTMVQDIRSLQAIYPFIFHDPIGNSVLNKEIPGLTIGNGQKRVHFNASFHANEWITTPVVMTFLNDYLLSLTNNGAIRGLYTLPLYNQMNLNIVPMVNPDGVDLVLNGPPEDESIRNKLIEWNGGSTDFSGWKANINGVDLNDQFPAEWERERERNPKTPGPRDYGGESPLSEPESIAMAELTVERDFSRVLAFHTQGKVIYWGFMGLEPPETEVLVNEFARVSGYEPVQTIESYAGYKDWFIQDWRRPGFTVELGLGTNPLPISQFGEIYEEALGIFLSALYT from the coding sequence GTGGAAATTTTCGTAAGACCGGGTGATTCCTTTTGGTATTACAGCCAGGTTTTTAATGTTCCTTTTCAGCTGATACTTGACTCAAACCGGAATTTGAATGCACAGGCACTCATGCCAAACCAACCCGTTCAGATTCCCGGTTATGTGACAAATCCATATACAGTTCAACGTGGAGATACGATTTGGTCGATTGCACAAAGAATCAATATGCCGATGGATGCGCTTTTTCTGCTAAATCCGGTACTCAGTCCATATGTACTTCAAGTCGGTCTCAGGCTGCTGTTGCCTGTTCGTGTGACATGGAGAGTTGTGAACGGAGAACAGGATTACGATTACAGGACGATGGTTCAGGATATTCGGTCATTGCAGGCAATCTATCCGTTTATCTTTCATGACCCGATTGGCAATTCTGTATTAAATAAAGAAATTCCGGGGCTCACGATTGGGAACGGGCAGAAACGTGTGCATTTTAATGCTTCTTTTCATGCCAATGAGTGGATTACGACACCGGTAGTGATGACATTTCTTAATGACTATCTCCTGTCGCTTACGAATAATGGTGCAATACGAGGGCTTTATACATTGCCATTGTATAATCAGATGAATTTAAATATTGTACCTATGGTAAATCCGGACGGAGTGGATTTAGTGCTGAACGGACCTCCGGAGGATGAAAGTATCCGCAATAAGCTTATCGAGTGGAATGGCGGCAGTACAGATTTCTCTGGGTGGAAAGCGAATATTAATGGGGTTGATCTGAACGACCAGTTCCCTGCCGAATGGGAGCGAGAAAGAGAGAGAAACCCGAAAACACCAGGGCCCCGGGACTATGGTGGGGAAAGTCCGCTATCCGAACCGGAATCCATCGCAATGGCCGAACTGACTGTTGAACGGGATTTCTCGCGCGTGTTGGCCTTCCATACACAAGGGAAAGTTATTTATTGGGGATTCATGGGATTGGAACCGCCTGAAACAGAAGTGCTTGTCAATGAATTTGCGCGGGTAAGCGGATATGAGCCGGTGCAGACAATTGAAAGCTATGCGGGGTATAAAGACTGGTTTATTCAAGATTGGCGCCGTCCTGGTTTTACAGTTGAACTGGGACTAGGAACGAACCCATTGCCAATTAGCCAATTTGGAGAAATATATGAAGAAGCTTTAGGGATTTTTTTAAGTGCACTTTATACGTAA
- the tenA gene encoding thiaminase II, whose amino-acid sequence MGFCEKVRKETDFYWEASFYHPFVQGIADGSLPLEKFKFYMLQDAYYLKHYTKVLALAAAKATTDDDVQYFLQTAKFIHDAELELHRTTFKELGVTADDLEQFEAAPAAYNYVSHMYNAVHNGDVAEAFAAILPCPWLYQEIGQRLKDARPNVPLYEQWIALYASEEMLQNIEIQKSMLDRYAKEQPAKVKVLQEHFKKSCYYEWMFWEMPWTKQNWEQGVYVNEPASNS is encoded by the coding sequence ATGGGATTTTGTGAAAAGGTAAGGAAAGAAACGGATTTTTATTGGGAGGCTAGCTTCTATCATCCATTTGTACAAGGGATTGCAGATGGAAGTTTACCGCTGGAGAAGTTTAAGTTTTATATGCTGCAGGATGCATATTATTTAAAACATTATACGAAAGTTCTTGCTCTTGCAGCTGCAAAAGCGACTACGGATGACGATGTTCAATATTTTCTGCAAACAGCAAAATTTATTCATGACGCAGAGTTGGAGTTGCATCGTACAACGTTTAAAGAATTAGGCGTGACAGCGGATGATTTGGAGCAATTCGAAGCGGCTCCAGCAGCCTATAACTATGTAAGCCATATGTATAATGCGGTGCATAACGGAGATGTAGCTGAAGCATTTGCGGCAATTTTACCTTGCCCGTGGCTGTATCAGGAAATTGGGCAAAGGTTAAAAGATGCACGCCCGAATGTCCCCCTTTATGAACAATGGATTGCACTCTATGCGTCCGAGGAGATGCTACAAAATATTGAAATACAAAAGTCAATGCTGGATCGATATGCGAAAGAACAACCAGCAAAGGTAAAAGTCTTGCAGGAACATTTTAAGAAAAGCTGTTATTACGAATGGATGTTTTGGGAGATGCCTTGGACGAAGCAAAACTGGGAACAAGGGGTGTATGTCAATGAGCCTGCAAGCAATTCATAA
- a CDS encoding T7SS effector LXG polymorphic toxin yields MGQVSDIVSLPKLDDSEVHLGVYDAKRHRNETVEKLIEFDVSQTDALVSIFYPVNNLPPYSYTFLLKILLREELCGNFRKTG; encoded by the coding sequence ATGGGCCAAGTGTCAGATATCGTGAGCTTGCCAAAACTGGATGATAGTGAAGTCCATCTTGGTGTATATGACGCGAAACGACATCGGAACGAAACCGTTGAAAAACTGATTGAATTTGACGTATCCCAAACAGATGCATTAGTGAGTATCTTCTACCCGGTTAATAATCTCCCGCCGTATTCATATACTTTCCTATTGAAGATTTTATTGAGGGAGGAGCTTTGTGGAAATTTTCGTAAGACCGGGTGA
- a CDS encoding cell wall hydrolase: MPRVKYRDADVDLIARMMRAEAEGEGKQGMLYVGNVIVNRAIATCLDFNDVRTIEQVIFQVQGNNYSFEAVQKGNMFYQRARETERKLAKQVLDYWREHPAKYALWYFNPYGPCPPTWYGQPFTGQFKQHCFYEPIGGTCDSVYQG, encoded by the coding sequence ATGCCAAGAGTTAAATACCGGGATGCCGATGTTGATTTAATCGCTCGAATGATGCGGGCCGAGGCGGAAGGCGAAGGAAAACAAGGGATGCTGTACGTGGGAAATGTAATTGTGAACCGTGCTATTGCCACATGCCTGGACTTTAATGATGTGAGAACGATTGAACAGGTTATTTTCCAAGTACAGGGCAATAACTATTCTTTTGAGGCGGTACAAAAAGGGAATATGTTTTATCAAAGGGCCAGAGAGACAGAACGGAAATTGGCAAAACAAGTGCTAGACTATTGGAGAGAACATCCAGCAAAATATGCACTTTGGTATTTCAACCCATATGGTCCTTGTCCGCCAACATGGTATGGTCAACCATTTACAGGGCAATTTAAACAGCATTGCTTCTATGAACCGATAGGTGGTACATGTGACAGTGTTTATCAGGGCTAA
- a CDS encoding nitronate monooxygenase family protein → MGNVPEILQNLRIPVIGAPLFIISNPKLVIAQCKAGIVGSMPALNARPASQLDEWLAEITEELASYNAKNPDRPAAPFAINQIVHKTNDRLEQDMELCVKYKVPLIITSLGAREEVFEAAHSYGGIVFHDVINNYFAKKAIQKGADGIIAVAAGAGGHAGQQSPFALIQEIREWFDGPLALSGSIARGHSVLAAQAMGADFGYIGSPFIATEEAFARQEYKQMIVDSTAEDIIYSNLFTGIHGNYLKGSIMNAGMDPNNLKESDPSAMNFNDNNAKAWKDIWGSGQGIGAIKEITSTQQYVDKLAEEYAQAYQEMTGKRSTVAHLQ, encoded by the coding sequence ATGGGGAATGTTCCGGAAATCTTACAAAACTTACGAATCCCAGTAATTGGGGCACCGTTGTTTATTATTAGCAATCCAAAATTGGTCATTGCGCAATGCAAGGCAGGAATTGTCGGGTCGATGCCAGCGCTGAACGCAAGGCCGGCAAGCCAGCTAGATGAATGGTTAGCTGAAATTACAGAGGAGTTGGCAAGCTATAATGCCAAAAATCCGGATCGGCCGGCAGCGCCATTTGCCATTAACCAGATTGTTCATAAAACAAATGACCGCCTGGAACAGGATATGGAGCTTTGTGTGAAATATAAAGTTCCGCTTATTATTACTTCACTTGGGGCACGCGAAGAAGTTTTTGAGGCAGCACATAGTTATGGAGGCATTGTTTTCCATGATGTCATCAACAATTATTTTGCAAAAAAAGCGATTCAAAAAGGTGCGGACGGTATCATTGCAGTAGCAGCAGGTGCAGGAGGCCATGCCGGTCAGCAGAGCCCATTTGCGCTTATACAGGAAATCCGCGAATGGTTTGACGGTCCGTTAGCATTATCAGGATCCATCGCACGAGGCCATTCCGTATTGGCAGCACAGGCGATGGGTGCTGATTTCGGCTATATTGGCTCACCATTTATCGCGACTGAAGAAGCTTTTGCGCGTCAAGAATATAAACAGATGATTGTGGATAGTACAGCAGAGGATATTATATACAGTAATTTATTTACAGGAATCCACGGAAATTATTTGAAAGGCTCTATTATGAATGCGGGGATGGATCCAAATAATCTCAAAGAAAGTGATCCTTCTGCGATGAACTTTAACGATAATAACGCAAAAGCCTGGAAAGATATTTGGGGAAGCGGGCAAGGAATTGGTGCAATTAAAGAGATTACCTCTACCCAGCAATATGTTGATAAACTGGCTGAGGAATATGCGCAGGCTTATCAAGAAATGACTGGTAAACGATCGACAGTAGCCCATTTACAATAG